Proteins from one Malaya genurostris strain Urasoe2022 chromosome 2, Malgen_1.1, whole genome shotgun sequence genomic window:
- the LOC131429999 gene encoding zinc finger protein 239-like, translating into MDQDTEVFSNHSSSGKLTHSCDVCGKSFLGNSHLTHHKRINTGERPFKCDHCEKTFARNSDLKIHIRLHTGERPYKCDLCGEGFRRNYELTHHTSVHTNLKPHKCDVCGKEFIKNGSLTLHKRIHSNQKQFECDFCGKHFLDRGNLTQHRRIHTGEKSYKCDECGKEFILSSSLKKHLRIHTGERPYKCDFCEKTFNNISNLAYHVRIHTGVKPYKCDLCDKEFKGSTTMKNHRRTHTGENAHRCTVCDREFITSSNLAQHMYTHTGERRHKCDVRGEGFHKRNQVGEHLTRVHQQQKS; encoded by the coding sequence atggatCAAGACACGGAGGTATTTAGCAATCATTCCTCATCCGGCAAGTTGACGCACAGCTGTGACGTATGCGGtaaaagttttcttgggaacagcCACCTGACGCACCACAAGCGCATTAACACCGGCGAAAGACCCTTCAAATGTGACCACTGTGAAAAAACTTTCGCAAGAAATTCGGACCTCAAGATTCATATCCGGTTACACACTGGTGAACGTCCATATAAGTGCGATCTTTGCGGCGAGGGATTCCGAAGAAATTATGAGCTGACACATCACACTAGTGTTCATACCAATTTGAAGCCGCACAAATGTGATGTGTGTGGCAAagaatttataaaaaatggaaGCCTCACACTGCACAAACGAATTCACTCAAATCAAAAGCAGTTCGAATGTGATTTTTGCGGTAAACACTTCTTAGATCGAGGTAATCTGACACAGCATAGACGCATTCACACGGGTGAAAAATCGTACAAATGTGACGAATGTGGCAAAGAATTCATACTGAGTAGTAGTTTGAAAAAACACCTGCGCATTCATACCGGGGAACGACCGTACAAATGTGATTTCtgtgaaaaaacgttcaacaatATCAGCAACCTCGCATATCACGTACGAATACATACCGGTGTCAAACCTTACAAATGTGACTTATGCGACAAGGAATTCAAAGGCAGTACAACAATGAAAAATCATCGACGCACCCACACCGGCGAAAATGCTCACCGGTGTACCGTGTGCGACCGGGAGTTCATTACTAGCAGTAATCTAGCGCAGCATATGTACACTCATACCGGTGAACGTCGACATAAATGTGACGTGCGTGGTGAaggattccacaaaagaaaccaGGTTGGTGAACACCTGACGCGAGTTCACCAGCAACAGAAAAGTTAG